A region of Saccharococcus thermophilus DNA encodes the following proteins:
- a CDS encoding alpha/beta-type small acid-soluble spore protein, with the protein MARNNNSNQLLVAGAQQAIDQMKYEIAQEFGVNLGPDTTSRANGSVGGEITKRLVAMAQQQLGGQFGAR; encoded by the coding sequence ATGGCACGTAACAACAATTCTAACCAATTGTTAGTTGCTGGTGCGCAACAAGCAATCGACCAAATGAAGTATGAAATCGCTCAAGAATTTGGTGTAAACCTTGGTCCTGACACCACTTCTCGCGCTAACGGTTCTGTTGGTGGCGAAATTACAAAGCGTCTTGTCGCAATGGCTCAACAACAACTTGGCGGCCAATTCGGCGCTCGCTAA
- a CDS encoding amino acid ABC transporter substrate-binding protein — protein MKKTLLRSLFFLMAASILLLAACGNQQSQEKPNKQETDLLAQAKKSGELRIGTEGTYPPFTFHDKSGKLTGFDVDLAREVAKRLGVKPVFMETQWDAMFAGLDAKRFDMIANEVGIRPDRQQKYDFSDPYITSMAVLVVHKDNKKVSKFEDIKGLKAAQSMTSNFADLARSYGAQIVGVEGFNQAIELLSSKRADVTINDNLSVLDYLRQKPDAPIKIVAKHNDASKSGFMFRKGSDTLVKAVNKALEDMKKDGTYAKISKKWFGEDVSK, from the coding sequence ATGAAAAAAACTTTATTGCGAAGTTTGTTCTTTTTGATGGCGGCTTCCATTTTGTTATTGGCCGCATGCGGCAATCAACAATCACAGGAGAAGCCGAATAAGCAAGAAACCGATTTATTGGCGCAGGCGAAAAAATCCGGAGAGTTGCGAATCGGGACAGAAGGCACCTACCCGCCGTTTACTTTTCACGATAAAAGCGGAAAGTTAACCGGATTCGATGTGGATTTGGCAAGAGAAGTAGCGAAACGTCTGGGAGTTAAACCGGTATTTATGGAAACACAGTGGGATGCAATGTTTGCAGGACTGGATGCGAAACGGTTCGATATGATTGCCAATGAAGTCGGAATCCGTCCGGACCGGCAACAGAAATATGATTTTTCTGATCCGTATATTACTTCTATGGCGGTGTTAGTCGTTCATAAAGATAACAAGAAAGTATCTAAATTTGAAGACATAAAAGGGCTAAAAGCGGCACAGTCGATGACAAGCAATTTTGCCGATTTAGCACGGTCTTACGGCGCGCAAATTGTCGGAGTAGAAGGATTCAATCAAGCGATCGAATTGTTAAGCTCGAAAAGGGCGGACGTTACTATTAATGATAACTTATCGGTTCTTGATTATTTAAGACAAAAACCGGACGCGCCAATTAAAATTGTGGCGAAGCACAATGATGCCTCAAAAAGCGGATTTATGTTCCGCAAAGGCAGCGACACATTAGTGAAAGCTGTCAATAAAGCGCTGGAAGATATGAAAAAAGACGGCACGTACGCAAAAATTTCTAAGAAATGGTTTGGTGAAGATGTATCTAAGTAA
- a CDS encoding YheC/YheD family protein translates to MNQPPTVAVLTEIFEKDSHVHFGSIHDFCEELANYSMQRQSIFYVTSLSMYVKNEKSGYRWIEGEWRKTEVPPANVIYNRLHSRKSEHSYLFDQLIEKLKDERILMFNHRFLHKWEVHQYLANHSYLHPYLPKTELFRDKQTLDSFFTQFPVVFIKPIHGSQGRHIFRIEKKENGFLLDYSTSMKDAVQQYASTSALFASLKERLKSAAVIQQGIDMKTIDGRPIDFRLLCHRVHDSEWRVTSAIARMAKQEQFVANLARGGEIVPIDKVLQQWYERKKAFQQKMLLKDIAIEAATVLASETEGLYGEFGIDLAIDQEHKPWIIEVNTKPSKQTDMVASKRFIRPSAKAVIDYCLSLIDEKE, encoded by the coding sequence ATGAACCAGCCGCCAACGGTCGCCGTGTTGACAGAAATTTTCGAGAAGGATTCGCACGTTCATTTCGGATCGATTCACGATTTTTGCGAGGAATTAGCGAATTATAGCATGCAGCGCCAGTCGATTTTCTATGTGACGTCTTTGTCGATGTATGTAAAGAACGAAAAGAGCGGCTACCGCTGGATCGAGGGGGAATGGAGAAAAACGGAAGTCCCCCCTGCGAACGTAATCTATAACCGCCTCCACTCACGAAAGTCCGAACATTCCTATTTATTTGATCAGCTGATCGAAAAACTGAAAGACGAGCGCATTCTTATGTTTAATCATCGCTTTTTGCATAAATGGGAAGTACATCAATATTTAGCAAACCATTCGTACTTGCATCCTTATTTGCCGAAAACGGAATTATTCAGGGATAAGCAAACGCTTGACAGCTTTTTCACACAATTCCCCGTCGTATTTATTAAACCGATTCACGGCAGTCAAGGCCGGCATATTTTTCGCATTGAAAAAAAGGAAAACGGGTTCCTCCTTGACTACTCGACGTCAATGAAAGACGCGGTGCAGCAATATGCTTCTACTTCGGCGCTGTTTGCCTCCTTAAAAGAGCGGCTAAAGTCAGCGGCAGTCATTCAGCAAGGAATCGATATGAAAACGATCGACGGGCGGCCGATCGATTTCCGTCTCTTGTGCCACCGCGTCCATGACAGCGAATGGCGGGTGACATCGGCCATCGCACGTATGGCGAAGCAAGAACAGTTTGTCGCCAACCTTGCCCGCGGCGGGGAAATCGTTCCAATCGACAAGGTACTGCAACAATGGTATGAGCGAAAGAAAGCATTTCAACAAAAAATGCTGCTAAAAGACATCGCCATCGAAGCGGCGACTGTTTTAGCCAGTGAAACGGAAGGATTGTATGGGGAATTTGGCATTGATCTAGCGATAGATCAAGAACATAAACCATGGATTATTGAAGTGAACACGAAACCATCGAAACAGACCGACATGGTGGCATCGAAACGCTTTATTCGCCCATCGGCGAAAGCCGTTATCGACTATTGTCTGTCACTGATCGACGAAAAGGAGTGA
- a CDS encoding YlbF family regulator: MSNQLYAIAEQLEKAIRASSDFQQLKQAYEAVRHDETAYRLFTNFRDVQMRLHEKQMTGAEILPEEVEHAQKAMMLAQQNAKLSQLMALEQRMSMVLADIQQIAMKPLEELYRSFMETE, from the coding sequence ATGTCCAATCAACTATATGCCATTGCCGAGCAGCTGGAGAAAGCGATCCGCGCAAGCAGCGATTTTCAGCAGTTAAAGCAGGCGTACGAAGCGGTGCGCCACGATGAAACGGCATACCGCCTATTTACCAATTTCCGCGATGTGCAAATGCGGCTTCACGAAAAACAGATGACCGGAGCGGAAATTTTGCCGGAAGAAGTGGAACACGCGCAAAAAGCGATGATGCTCGCCCAACAGAACGCAAAACTCTCGCAGCTGATGGCGCTCGAACAGCGGATGAGTATGGTCTTGGCTGACATCCAGCAAATTGCGATGAAACCGCTCGAGGAGCTGTACCGTTCTTTCATGGAAACGGAATGA
- a CDS encoding amino acid ABC transporter permease, protein MYLSNVMMDPERVNRLVSIAQSSLLPLVKGALYYTIPLTVITFFIGLVLAIATALARISGMKVLEMIARMYVSAIRGTPLLVQLFIIFYGLPNIGITIPSFPAAVIGFSLNVGAYASEIIRAAILSIPKGQWEAAYSLGMTPWQALRRVVFPQAARVSIPPLSNTFISLVKDTSLASLILVSEMFRKAQEIASMNYEFLLLYTEAAIIYWIICFVLSIVQNRIEDRLNRYIAR, encoded by the coding sequence ATGTATCTAAGTAATGTGATGATGGATCCGGAAAGAGTAAACAGATTAGTATCCATTGCACAAAGTTCCCTTCTCCCGTTAGTGAAGGGAGCTTTGTATTATACGATTCCGCTGACGGTTATTACGTTTTTTATTGGGCTGGTATTGGCAATTGCCACAGCTTTGGCGCGTATCTCTGGAATGAAAGTATTGGAAATGATCGCAAGAATGTATGTATCCGCCATCCGCGGAACACCGCTTCTTGTTCAGTTGTTTATTATCTTTTACGGACTGCCGAACATCGGCATTACCATTCCTTCGTTCCCTGCCGCTGTTATTGGCTTTTCCTTAAATGTCGGTGCGTATGCTTCAGAGATTATCCGTGCGGCGATTTTATCCATTCCAAAAGGTCAATGGGAAGCGGCATATTCGCTAGGAATGACGCCGTGGCAGGCACTGCGCCGGGTAGTATTTCCACAGGCGGCGCGAGTTTCGATTCCGCCGCTATCCAATACATTCATTAGCTTAGTCAAAGATACATCGCTTGCGTCGCTCATTCTCGTTTCGGAAATGTTTCGCAAAGCACAGGAAATTGCCTCGATGAACTATGAATTCTTGTTATTATACACGGAAGCGGCAATCATTTATTGGATTATTTGCTTTGTCCTATCGATTGTGCAAAACCGAATCGAAGATCGCTTAAATCGTTATATTGCAAGATAA
- a CDS encoding PucR family transcriptional regulator: MLKRLKSYYKDAIVINEQVADAARYEWFYTKEGDKIGIDKQRLSKQEKQLLSIFLAPILDANHTMSEEEQAWQRWIVHGDATMLQHLSSLPPYCRFIHFLTKRSVANKDDFHDVVSGLFPDPITIVWEHEHRGVIIEKKQKQAAESLPFADIIDTLATDFYATIHLFIGQIHPYDDQLYESFRYEKRCFELAQAYMPEQTVYQMEDVIPLLLIHGHPELETIKKSFPFLETLDDEWLRIMQTFLQCNLNVSLAAKKLYMHRNSLQYRIDKFIEKTGIDIKHFKGAVAVYLAILLQQYTDHKRC, from the coding sequence ATGCTCAAACGGCTAAAATCTTATTACAAAGACGCGATCGTCATTAACGAACAGGTCGCCGACGCCGCTAGATATGAATGGTTTTATACAAAAGAGGGAGATAAAATCGGCATCGATAAACAACGCTTATCCAAACAGGAAAAACAGTTATTATCGATCTTTCTCGCCCCTATTCTTGACGCAAATCATACGATGAGCGAAGAAGAGCAGGCATGGCAGCGCTGGATCGTGCACGGAGACGCGACGATGCTGCAGCATCTCTCCTCCCTGCCTCCGTATTGCCGTTTTATTCACTTTCTAACCAAACGCTCAGTCGCAAATAAAGACGACTTCCACGATGTCGTCAGCGGATTGTTCCCTGACCCGATTACGATCGTTTGGGAGCATGAACACCGCGGCGTCATTATTGAAAAAAAGCAAAAGCAAGCGGCAGAGTCTTTGCCATTTGCTGATATTATCGATACACTGGCAACCGATTTTTACGCTACCATTCATTTATTTATCGGACAAATCCATCCGTACGACGATCAGCTTTACGAGTCATTTCGCTATGAAAAGCGTTGCTTCGAGTTAGCCCAGGCATATATGCCGGAACAGACGGTCTATCAAATGGAAGATGTGATTCCGCTTTTGCTGATTCATGGCCATCCCGAACTGGAAACAATCAAAAAATCGTTTCCTTTTCTCGAAACATTGGACGATGAATGGCTGCGGATCATGCAAACATTTCTGCAATGCAATCTCAACGTTTCCCTGGCCGCGAAAAAATTATATATGCACCGCAACAGCCTGCAATACCGCATTGATAAATTTATTGAAAAAACGGGGATCGATATTAAACATTTTAAAGGGGCGGTAGCCGTTTATTTGGCAATATTGTTGCAGCAATATACAGATCATAAACGTTGCTGA
- a CDS encoding YheC/YheD family protein — protein sequence MTVVHYSQDRDIWFHQDRGRTYTFGCNGLLSFSNDTPSFSFSIKEKNGKIGPLVGIMVSESSIPALLNRKKRYIELISHCLQEAGGIGVVCPISAIGEHTVHGYVFVPAFDRWVPVTAPLPNVFYNRIKSRREEKSAVFQQTVSLFERLRIPFFNRTFFTKWEVYETLAKNERLRSHLPHTVPALHIDDIRNMLQTYGSVYVKPNDGAKGKGIFRLTNSLLSKTILYEHINGQKTIVSLDELAPLLEETRYIAQQAIDADTWNGRRYDLRVLVHYKHGSYIISGIGVRLAQTQQLTTHVFNGGTILPYSEVKQRVDEKALHSLLAACGKEISGRFGFVGEFSADIGVSKNGTLYVYELNAKPMIFDEPDIRQSGAKQLISLFAELAGFAPS from the coding sequence ATGACCGTCGTTCACTACAGTCAAGACAGAGACATATGGTTTCATCAAGACCGCGGCCGCACCTACACGTTTGGTTGCAATGGATTACTGTCGTTTTCTAACGATACGCCATCGTTCTCCTTTTCGATAAAAGAGAAAAACGGAAAAATCGGGCCACTCGTCGGCATCATGGTTAGTGAATCATCCATTCCGGCCCTGCTCAACAGAAAAAAGCGCTATATCGAACTGATCTCCCATTGCCTGCAAGAAGCCGGGGGAATCGGCGTCGTGTGTCCGATCAGCGCGATTGGTGAACATACCGTTCACGGATATGTATTCGTTCCAGCGTTCGATCGATGGGTACCCGTTACCGCCCCGCTTCCCAATGTGTTTTATAACCGCATCAAAAGCAGGCGGGAAGAAAAATCAGCTGTATTCCAACAGACCGTTTCTCTTTTCGAAAGGCTCCGCATCCCCTTTTTTAACCGTACTTTTTTTACAAAATGGGAAGTATATGAGACGCTCGCGAAAAATGAACGGTTGCGATCCCATTTGCCGCATACGGTGCCAGCGTTGCATATCGATGACATCCGAAACATGCTGCAAACGTACGGAAGCGTCTATGTGAAGCCAAACGACGGGGCAAAAGGAAAAGGGATTTTCCGCCTCACCAATTCTCTGTTATCGAAAACCATTCTTTACGAGCACATCAACGGCCAAAAAACGATCGTCTCCCTTGACGAACTGGCGCCGCTTTTGGAGGAGACACGCTACATTGCCCAGCAAGCGATCGATGCCGACACATGGAACGGGCGACGCTATGATTTGCGCGTTCTCGTTCATTATAAACACGGCAGCTATATCATCAGCGGCATCGGCGTCCGGTTGGCACAAACGCAGCAGCTGACGACCCACGTCTTCAACGGTGGAACGATTTTGCCATATTCCGAAGTAAAGCAGCGCGTCGACGAAAAAGCGCTGCACAGTCTCCTTGCCGCCTGCGGAAAAGAAATAAGCGGCCGTTTCGGTTTTGTCGGCGAGTTTTCCGCCGATATCGGCGTCAGCAAAAACGGCACATTGTACGTATATGAGCTCAACGCCAAACCGATGATTTTTGACGAACCGGATATTCGGCAAAGCGGCGCGAAACAACTTATCTCTCTATTTGCTGAACTAGCTGGCTTTGCGCCATCGTAA
- a CDS encoding ABC transporter ATP-binding protein, producing the protein MAELRLEHIYKIYDNNVTAVKDFNLHIQDKEFIVFVGPSGCGKSTTLRMIAGLEEISKGDLYIDGKRMNDVPPKDRDIAMVFQNYALYPHMSVYDNMAFGLKLRKFPKAEIERRVREAARILGLEQYLDRKPKALSGGQRQRVALGRAIVRDAKVFLMDEPLSNLDAKLRVQMRSEIAKLHQRLETTTIYVTHDQTEAMTMATRLVVMKDGVIQQVGTPREVYEKPENIFVGGFIGSPAMNFIKGTLQDGKFVVGNISIGVPEGKMKVLRDQGYVGKEVILGIRPEDIHDEPLFIEASPNTKITAHVEVAELLGAESMIYSNINGQEFVARIDARTEIKPGHQLDLALDMNKAHFFDIETEKRIRPADEK; encoded by the coding sequence ATGGCAGAGCTTCGTTTAGAGCACATTTATAAAATTTACGATAACAATGTCACAGCGGTAAAAGATTTCAACCTACATATTCAAGACAAAGAATTCATCGTTTTTGTCGGTCCGTCCGGCTGTGGAAAATCAACGACATTGCGGATGATTGCCGGCCTTGAAGAAATTTCAAAAGGCGACTTGTATATCGACGGAAAGCGGATGAATGATGTTCCGCCAAAAGACCGCGATATTGCGATGGTGTTCCAAAACTATGCGCTTTATCCGCATATGAGCGTTTATGATAACATGGCATTCGGCTTAAAATTGCGCAAGTTCCCGAAAGCGGAAATCGAACGACGCGTCCGCGAAGCAGCTCGCATTCTTGGTCTGGAACAATATTTGGACCGTAAGCCAAAAGCGCTGTCCGGCGGTCAGCGGCAACGCGTCGCACTAGGCCGCGCCATCGTTCGTGACGCCAAAGTATTTTTAATGGACGAGCCGCTTTCCAACTTGGATGCCAAACTGCGCGTACAAATGCGTTCCGAAATTGCGAAATTGCACCAACGTTTGGAAACGACAACGATTTACGTCACCCACGACCAAACGGAAGCGATGACGATGGCTACACGGCTAGTCGTGATGAAAGACGGGGTTATTCAACAAGTCGGCACGCCAAGAGAAGTATATGAAAAGCCGGAAAATATTTTTGTCGGCGGCTTTATCGGTTCCCCAGCAATGAACTTTATTAAAGGAACGCTGCAGGACGGCAAGTTTGTTGTCGGCAATATTAGCATCGGCGTTCCGGAAGGGAAAATGAAAGTGCTGCGCGATCAAGGCTACGTCGGCAAGGAAGTCATCTTAGGCATTCGCCCGGAAGATATCCATGATGAGCCACTCTTCATTGAAGCGTCGCCAAATACGAAAATTACCGCTCACGTTGAGGTAGCCGAACTGCTTGGAGCGGAATCGATGATTTATTCCAATATTAATGGGCAAGAGTTTGTCGCGCGCATCGACGCCCGCACGGAAATCAAGCCAGGTCACCAATTAGACCTTGCCTTAGATATGAACAAAGCACACTTTTTCGATATTGAAACGGAAAAACGAATCCGTCCTGCTGATGAAAAATAA
- a CDS encoding YheC/YheD family protein, which produces MISLGFITIEEQQEMEYCTEIAKRASRYGIAVYRFTPLDIDPLTEKVHGRSFDEKRQAWTESTFDIPSFLYDRCFYRSDIRSKKCKPIMQWLKQRPDLVFLGYGFPGKWDVYEKMIEHPLLSPYVPKTARLQSAADILHMIRREQAIICKPEHGAGGRGIYVIQKMDGKLHICDASGQTTALVEQKSKLEQWTTALLQHHSYLIQPFLPLQTKANEPFDVRFLFQKDGTGKWIERCRAVRVGRPGTFIANVRAGADVCDFSEWIRSFPASPRVLIIDGIETIIRALPSYMDEQFGPLFELGIDIGITEEGAVWIIDVNSKPGRKIVDVLHPDKKDDVYEAPLQYCLFLANEVNIL; this is translated from the coding sequence TTGATCTCTCTTGGATTTATCACGATTGAGGAACAACAAGAAATGGAATACTGTACGGAAATCGCAAAGCGAGCCAGCCGTTACGGCATTGCCGTCTACCGCTTTACTCCACTTGATATCGACCCGCTAACGGAAAAAGTCCATGGCCGCTCTTTTGATGAAAAAAGGCAAGCATGGACAGAAAGCACATTTGATATTCCATCGTTTTTATACGACCGCTGCTTTTACCGTTCCGATATCCGTTCGAAAAAATGCAAGCCAATCATGCAATGGCTGAAACAACGGCCGGATCTTGTCTTTTTAGGATACGGATTCCCAGGCAAATGGGACGTATATGAGAAAATGATCGAGCATCCGCTGCTGTCCCCGTACGTGCCGAAAACTGCCCGTTTGCAGTCGGCTGCCGACATTTTGCACATGATTCGCCGCGAGCAAGCGATCATTTGCAAACCGGAACACGGAGCGGGCGGTCGTGGCATTTATGTCATCCAAAAAATGGACGGGAAGCTTCATATTTGCGATGCATCCGGGCAAACCACCGCTTTGGTCGAACAAAAAAGCAAACTGGAACAATGGACCACTGCATTATTGCAGCACCATTCCTATTTGATCCAGCCGTTTTTGCCGTTGCAGACAAAAGCAAACGAACCATTTGACGTCCGTTTCCTGTTCCAAAAAGATGGAACCGGCAAATGGATAGAGCGGTGCCGCGCCGTGCGGGTCGGGCGGCCGGGGACATTTATTGCCAATGTCCGCGCCGGTGCCGACGTTTGTGATTTTTCCGAATGGATTCGTTCCTTTCCTGCTTCACCACGTGTTTTGATTATCGATGGCATCGAAACCATTATTCGTGCCCTTCCATCCTACATGGATGAACAATTCGGCCCTCTTTTCGAATTAGGGATTGATATTGGCATTACGGAAGAAGGCGCTGTATGGATCATCGATGTCAATTCCAAGCCAGGAAGAAAGATTGTGGACGTGCTTCATCCTGACAAAAAGGACGACGTATATGAAGCGCCGCTGCAATATTGTTTGTTTCTTGCCAACGAGGTGAATATCTTATGA
- a CDS encoding amino acid ABC transporter ATP-binding protein, translated as MISVQGLYKQFGDIEVLKGIDITVEKGKVVVIIGPSGSGKTTFLRCLNVLETPTKGKISIANRQLDFSKPVTKREIHEFRRLTGMVFQSYNLFPHMTALENVMEGPVTVKREKKEHAREKAMELLAKVGLRDKAHHYPFQLSGGQQQRVGIARALAMEPEVMLFDEPTSALDPELVGEVLKVMKSLANEGMTMIVVTHEMRFAKEVADEVIFMDGGVIVERGTPDQLLVAPQNERTKRFLQLIR; from the coding sequence ATGATTTCTGTTCAAGGCTTATATAAGCAATTTGGTGACATAGAAGTATTAAAAGGAATCGATATCACGGTGGAAAAAGGAAAAGTAGTGGTCATTATCGGTCCATCGGGGTCAGGGAAGACGACGTTTTTGCGTTGTTTAAACGTGCTGGAAACGCCGACGAAAGGGAAAATTTCGATAGCAAATAGGCAGCTTGATTTTTCGAAGCCTGTGACGAAGCGCGAGATTCATGAATTTCGCCGATTAACAGGAATGGTGTTCCAAAGCTATAATTTGTTTCCCCATATGACTGCGCTTGAAAATGTCATGGAAGGACCTGTTACGGTGAAACGGGAAAAGAAAGAACATGCGCGCGAAAAAGCGATGGAGTTATTAGCGAAAGTGGGACTTCGCGATAAAGCGCACCATTATCCATTTCAACTGTCTGGCGGGCAGCAACAGCGCGTCGGGATTGCGCGGGCGCTTGCCATGGAGCCGGAAGTCATGCTTTTTGATGAACCGACATCAGCATTGGATCCGGAACTTGTCGGTGAAGTGCTGAAAGTCATGAAAAGTTTAGCAAATGAAGGGATGACAATGATTGTCGTCACTCATGAAATGAGATTTGCAAAAGAAGTAGCCGACGAAGTAATTTTTATGGATGGAGGAGTCATCGTAGAAAGAGGGACTCCAGATCAATTGCTCGTTGCTCCTCAAAATGAACGGACAAAACGATTTTTACAATTAATTAGGTAG
- a CDS encoding YheC/YheD family protein: MTYSLMIQEKEENTIYLPSAVSLSGQTMAAFGSVSTPCRFVSSPLLDKHIIVTSDVVKRLYIPFAADVHLILDDDTVHLGPLVGIFTAGFTKSPLRPVGKRSFFFAKLLSQEKKVGGFAFLFGAHHIHWETGTVTGYFYTESGWMQREVPLPTVIYNRLPNRRIENSETFQMIKETLKNQYGIPWFNENFFNKWEVYCLLKEHPHSRPYLPDTSLHPTAETVQYFLDRYGEAYLKPANGSLGFGIYHLVKKNGQYECRFRDEHGYNRIRTFPTLSSLWQHLFSHQKWDHYIIQQGIQLIEVNGRKVDFRIHTNKNEQGAWQVSAIAAKIAGKRSVTTHMNNGGIVKTMEEIFPDASVRQRILKRLHDVALTLSRGLEEQMGITIGEIGFDIGLDQKHRIWMFEANSKPGRSIFKHPKLKQDDERTAMLSLAYAVYLSKKIIAEPEALLQ; this comes from the coding sequence ATGACCTATTCATTAATGATTCAGGAAAAAGAAGAAAATACAATCTATCTTCCATCCGCCGTTTCCCTCTCCGGGCAGACGATGGCGGCGTTTGGAAGCGTCTCTACCCCTTGCCGATTTGTTTCCTCTCCTCTTTTAGACAAACACATTATCGTGACAAGTGACGTAGTAAAGCGCTTGTACATTCCGTTTGCCGCGGACGTCCACCTCATTCTCGATGACGATACCGTTCATCTCGGTCCGCTCGTTGGCATTTTTACCGCCGGGTTTACGAAATCGCCGCTTCGTCCTGTTGGAAAACGGAGCTTCTTCTTTGCGAAATTGCTCTCCCAAGAGAAGAAAGTCGGCGGGTTTGCTTTTCTGTTTGGCGCCCATCATATCCATTGGGAAACCGGAACGGTAACCGGCTATTTTTATACGGAAAGCGGCTGGATGCAGCGGGAAGTACCGCTGCCGACCGTCATTTATAACCGCCTGCCAAACCGCCGCATTGAAAACAGCGAAACATTCCAAATGATTAAAGAAACGCTAAAAAATCAATATGGCATTCCTTGGTTTAATGAAAACTTTTTCAATAAATGGGAAGTATACTGCCTGTTAAAAGAGCATCCGCACTCCCGGCCCTATCTTCCCGATACTTCGCTTCATCCTACCGCGGAAACTGTTCAATACTTTTTAGACCGTTATGGCGAAGCATATTTAAAACCAGCCAACGGCAGCCTTGGTTTTGGCATTTACCATCTTGTAAAGAAAAATGGCCAATACGAATGCCGGTTTCGCGACGAACATGGATACAACCGGATACGCACCTTTCCGACATTATCTTCGCTATGGCAACACCTATTTTCACATCAAAAATGGGATCATTATATTATCCAGCAAGGGATTCAACTCATTGAAGTCAACGGCAGAAAAGTCGATTTCCGCATTCATACGAATAAAAATGAGCAAGGCGCTTGGCAAGTAAGTGCGATCGCGGCAAAAATCGCCGGAAAGCGAAGCGTAACCACCCATATGAACAACGGCGGCATTGTGAAAACAATGGAAGAAATTTTTCCTGATGCCTCCGTCCGCCAGCGTATTCTCAAGCGGCTGCATGACGTTGCTCTCACGCTAAGCCGCGGCCTTGAAGAGCAGATGGGCATCACGATCGGCGAAATTGGCTTTGACATCGGTCTTGACCAAAAGCATCGTATCTGGATGTTTGAAGCCAATTCCAAACCGGGAAGATCGATTTTTAAACATCCAAAGCTAAAGCAAGATGATGAGCGGACCGCGATGCTTTCCCTTGCTTATGCTGTCTATTTAAGCAAAAAAATCATTGCCGAGCCAGAGGCGTTATTGCAATGA